In Halanaerobiaceae bacterium ANBcell28, a single genomic region encodes these proteins:
- a CDS encoding carbohydrate ABC transporter permease: MNFKTLKSKIQIRNRRISRSTGGDLFILILLGLGAAFTALPLLLVIMNAFKPLDELFYFPPRFFVRNPTLGNFQDLVILMGQSWIPISRYLLNSLIIVTGGLLGNLFFGSMAAYSLSIFKFPGKKFLNEMIMLSLMFAAQVSAIANYVTISALGWVDTYWAIIVPAWAATLGVFIMKKFMDSMVSESLIEAARIDGASEFRIYWNIVMPIVKPAWLTLMILTFQQLWGQTGQRFLYAEELKTLPYALQQIQAGGVARRGVGAAVMLLMMIIPIIVFVINQSKIVQTMGTSGLD; encoded by the coding sequence ATGAATTTTAAAACTTTAAAATCGAAAATTCAAATACGTAATAGAAGGATATCCAGATCAACTGGAGGAGACTTGTTTATTCTGATTTTATTGGGTCTTGGAGCAGCTTTTACAGCTTTGCCATTGTTGCTAGTTATAATGAATGCCTTTAAACCATTGGATGAATTGTTTTATTTTCCACCTCGTTTTTTTGTTCGCAACCCAACATTAGGGAATTTTCAGGATTTAGTAATATTAATGGGGCAATCATGGATTCCTATTTCCAGATATCTTTTAAATTCTTTAATTATAGTAACCGGCGGTTTACTTGGGAATCTATTCTTTGGTTCTATGGCGGCTTATTCATTATCGATTTTTAAGTTTCCAGGCAAGAAATTTTTAAATGAAATGATTATGCTTTCATTGATGTTTGCTGCACAGGTATCTGCCATAGCTAACTATGTAACTATATCTGCTTTGGGCTGGGTTGATACTTATTGGGCAATTATTGTTCCTGCCTGGGCTGCTACTTTAGGTGTATTTATTATGAAGAAGTTTATGGATTCTATGGTATCAGAAAGTTTAATAGAAGCTGCCAGGATTGATGGTGCCAGTGAATTCAGGATATATTGGAATATTGTTATGCCGATAGTTAAACCGGCATGGCTAACCTTAATGATATTGACTTTTCAACAATTATGGGGCCAAACAGGACAAAGATTTTTATATGCAGAAGAGTTGAAGACTTTACCATATGCATTACAACAGATTCAAGCTGGTGGTGTCGCAAGACGTGGTGTTGGTGCAGCAGTTATGCTCTTGATGATGATAATACCAATAATAGTCTTTGTTATTAATCAATCTAAGATTGTGCAGACAATGGGTACTTCGGGGCTCGATTAA